The proteins below come from a single Chitinophaga pinensis DSM 2588 genomic window:
- a CDS encoding catalase, with translation MPDKKKTPIPSTENKKIAELSPNKEDSTGQDLNTNTGVKISDDHNSLKAGDRGPTLMEDFIFREKMTHFDHERIPERVVHARGSAAHGVFKVYESMEKYTKAGFLTDTSRETPVFVRFSTVAGSRGSTDLARDVRGFAVKFYTDEGIFDLVGNNMPVFFIQDATKFPDLVHAVKPEPHNEIPQAASAHDTFWDFISLMPESTHMIMWLMSDRAIPRSYRMMEGFGVHTFRFVNANEESCFVKFHWKPLLGVHSVAWDEAQKISGKDPDFHRRDLWEAIESGNFPEWELGVQIVPEADEHKFDFDLLDATKIIPEELVPVQRIGKLTLNRNPDNFFAETEQVAYHIGHVVPGIDFTNDPLLQGRLFSYTDTQLIRLGGPNFQEIPINRPVVPVHNNQRDGYMRQTINKGRTSYSPNSLGGGYPSQVKAADGGFRSYTEKIDARKIRERSRSFFDHYTQATLFFNSQSAPEKQHLIDALRFELGKVDTVAVRQRMIGILTQVDKDLAAQVAYGLGLEVPAGPEQPVNHGVPADADPAHYEPFPPKEPVPDISLALSMANTVKDSIQTRKIGFLAADGVDAASVNAAKSALEAAGAVVEIIAPHLGEIVAADGSLIPVQKSLLTASSVFYDALYVPSGPTSSGTLEADADAVHFLNEAYRHCKAIAAHADARQVLEATYFAKKLPEDDSEESALMEGVVVQEDVKKLSKIFISAIALHRFWEREKPRRVPA, from the coding sequence ATGCCTGATAAAAAAAAGACTCCAATACCCTCAACAGAAAATAAAAAAATTGCAGAACTAAGTCCTAATAAAGAGGATAGTACTGGTCAGGACCTCAATACCAATACCGGGGTAAAGATCAGCGATGATCATAACTCGCTGAAAGCCGGCGACAGAGGGCCTACACTGATGGAAGATTTTATCTTCCGCGAAAAGATGACCCATTTTGACCATGAACGCATTCCTGAACGCGTGGTACATGCACGTGGTTCAGCTGCTCACGGTGTGTTCAAGGTATACGAATCCATGGAGAAATATACCAAAGCAGGCTTTCTCACTGATACATCGAGGGAAACACCTGTCTTTGTAAGATTTTCTACTGTCGCTGGTTCCAGGGGCTCTACTGACCTGGCACGTGACGTAAGGGGATTCGCCGTAAAGTTCTATACGGATGAAGGCATCTTCGACCTTGTGGGTAATAATATGCCGGTATTCTTCATACAGGACGCTACCAAGTTTCCTGACCTGGTACATGCTGTCAAACCGGAGCCGCACAATGAGATTCCACAGGCAGCATCTGCCCATGATACCTTCTGGGACTTCATTTCGCTGATGCCGGAATCTACGCACATGATTATGTGGCTGATGAGCGACAGGGCTATTCCGCGCAGCTATCGGATGATGGAAGGGTTTGGCGTACATACCTTCCGCTTCGTGAATGCTAACGAGGAATCCTGTTTTGTAAAATTCCACTGGAAGCCATTATTGGGCGTACACTCCGTAGCCTGGGACGAAGCACAGAAAATCTCCGGAAAAGATCCTGACTTCCACCGCAGAGACCTATGGGAAGCAATAGAAAGCGGCAACTTTCCTGAATGGGAACTGGGTGTACAGATCGTACCCGAAGCAGATGAACATAAGTTCGATTTCGACCTGCTGGATGCGACCAAGATCATTCCGGAAGAACTGGTCCCCGTACAGCGCATTGGTAAACTGACATTAAACAGAAATCCGGATAATTTCTTCGCAGAAACAGAGCAGGTGGCTTATCATATCGGTCACGTGGTACCTGGTATTGATTTTACGAATGATCCGCTATTACAGGGAAGGCTGTTCTCTTACACAGATACACAACTGATACGCCTCGGCGGACCAAATTTCCAGGAAATACCGATTAACCGGCCCGTTGTACCTGTACATAATAACCAGCGGGACGGCTATATGCGGCAGACCATCAATAAAGGCCGTACCAGCTATAGTCCCAATTCACTTGGTGGAGGCTATCCCTCCCAGGTGAAGGCGGCAGATGGCGGCTTCAGATCTTATACAGAAAAGATCGATGCAAGAAAGATCCGGGAAAGAAGCCGTAGTTTCTTTGACCATTATACACAGGCGACTTTATTTTTCAATAGTCAGTCTGCTCCGGAAAAACAGCACCTGATCGACGCTTTACGTTTCGAACTGGGTAAAGTAGACACGGTTGCAGTAAGACAAAGGATGATCGGCATCCTGACACAGGTGGATAAAGACCTGGCAGCACAGGTGGCGTACGGGTTGGGACTGGAGGTACCGGCAGGACCAGAACAGCCTGTCAACCATGGCGTTCCTGCGGATGCAGATCCTGCGCATTATGAGCCGTTCCCACCTAAAGAGCCCGTTCCGGATATCTCTCTGGCGCTCAGTATGGCTAATACGGTAAAAGATAGTATCCAGACCCGGAAGATCGGTTTCCTCGCAGCAGATGGTGTGGATGCAGCGTCCGTGAATGCGGCAAAAAGCGCCCTGGAAGCAGCGGGAGCTGTTGTGGAGATCATAGCGCCTCACCTGGGAGAAATTGTGGCCGCCGACGGTTCACTGATACCGGTGCAAAAAAGTCTGCTGACTGCCTCTTCCGTTTTTTATGACGCCTTATACGTTCCTTCCGGTCCCACCAGTTCAGGTACACTGGAGGCTGACGCAGATGCCGTGCACTTCCTGAATGAAGCCTACAGACATTGTAAAGCTATTGCAGCTCATGCAGACGCCAGACAGGTACTGGAAGCTACCTATTTTGCAAAGAAATTACCGGAAGATGATTCGGAAGAATCAGCACTGATGGAAGGTGTTGTTGTTCAGGAAGATGTAAAGAAATTATCTAAAATATTTATCAGCGCGATTGCGCTACACCGGTTCTGGGAGCGGGAGAAACCCCGTAGAGTACCGGCTTGA